From a region of the Streptomyces sp. NBC_01454 genome:
- a CDS encoding integrase, whose protein sequence is MPYVEWRGSKCRVRWDTGKVHPETGKKIYDSKSGFADEAVAYEYGLDRESDVRNDRYISNADGNILFEGWAKSWLAGLDLADTSYVTYESIIKAQLIPQWGDVSLRKITTTQYQRWAKMTRARYSAHYAGSILSLFGLLMTDAVDHRPPLIAETPVPRTSRRRGRYTRPEEPEVLTPTTEQVVQLAVNAHEVWGLTGYVFMLTKAFTGMRLREMYGLRREFASPTWPGSDPDVRRRTKALKRYGGMSALRVQWQHQYAKGVPTLQLPKYGSARALVLPPFLHALHGQLLESHESDWVFPSAGGGHLLGTRFYPCYWRPAVDGAEERGGRWARGAVPAVEGLQGMVPHGLRHAQKQWLDEDGHSRVASEERLGHRLQGVEGTYSEVTVPMELRIVEALQERWEKVMGDESSVEAARQVLRKRQVSQPSPT, encoded by the coding sequence ATGCCGTATGTCGAGTGGCGTGGGTCGAAGTGCCGAGTCCGCTGGGACACCGGGAAGGTGCACCCCGAGACCGGGAAGAAGATCTACGACAGCAAGTCCGGGTTCGCCGACGAGGCTGTCGCCTACGAGTACGGGCTTGATCGCGAATCGGACGTCCGCAACGACCGGTACATCAGCAACGCCGACGGAAACATCCTCTTCGAAGGCTGGGCCAAGTCGTGGCTGGCCGGCCTCGACCTCGCGGACACGTCGTATGTGACCTATGAATCGATCATCAAAGCCCAACTGATCCCCCAATGGGGGGACGTGTCACTGCGGAAGATCACAACGACGCAGTATCAACGCTGGGCGAAGATGACTCGCGCCAGGTACTCCGCGCACTACGCGGGCAGCATCCTCTCTCTGTTCGGGCTACTCATGACCGACGCGGTCGATCACAGGCCGCCCCTCATCGCTGAGACACCGGTCCCCCGGACCAGCCGCCGGCGCGGCCGGTATACGCGACCCGAGGAGCCGGAGGTGCTGACACCCACCACCGAGCAGGTCGTGCAGCTCGCCGTGAACGCCCACGAGGTGTGGGGCCTGACGGGCTACGTCTTCATGCTCACGAAGGCCTTCACCGGGATGAGGCTCCGTGAGATGTACGGCCTCCGACGGGAATTCGCCTCGCCCACTTGGCCGGGCTCCGATCCCGACGTCCGGCGCCGCACGAAGGCCTTGAAGCGGTACGGGGGCATGTCCGCGCTGCGCGTGCAGTGGCAGCACCAGTACGCGAAGGGCGTGCCCACGCTCCAGCTGCCGAAGTACGGGTCCGCCCGCGCGCTGGTCCTCCCCCCGTTCCTGCACGCCCTGCACGGCCAACTGCTGGAGAGCCACGAGAGCGACTGGGTGTTCCCCTCCGCCGGCGGCGGCCACCTGCTGGGGACGAGGTTCTACCCGTGCTACTGGCGGCCTGCCGTGGACGGGGCGGAGGAACGGGGCGGACGGTGGGCGCGGGGCGCCGTACCGGCCGTTGAGGGCCTCCAGGGGATGGTCCCTCACGGCCTGCGGCACGCACAGAAACAGTGGCTGGACGAGGACGGCCATTCGCGGGTGGCCTCGGAGGAACGGCTCGGTCATAGGCTGCAAGGCGTAGAAGGCACGTACTCCGAGGTCACGGTGCCGATGGAGTTGCGTATCGTCGAGGCTCTACAGGAGCGGTGGGAGAAGGTCATGGGAGACGAGTCGTCGGTGGAGGCGGCCCGCCAGGTGCTCCGAAAGCGTCAGGTCTCCCAACCCTCTCCCACTTGA
- a CDS encoding WhiB family transcriptional regulator: MTRRDWRDQALCRETDPDEFVPDVCHPSIVAPLKAICDKCPVYSTCLTEALAEEHGLPHQLRSGVRGGKTPRERHAIERSRRQQNMEAAA; the protein is encoded by the coding sequence ATGACCCGCCGCGACTGGCGCGACCAGGCACTCTGCCGCGAAACCGACCCCGACGAATTCGTCCCCGACGTCTGCCACCCCAGCATCGTCGCCCCACTCAAGGCGATCTGCGACAAATGCCCTGTCTACAGCACCTGCCTAACCGAAGCGCTGGCCGAAGAACACGGCCTCCCCCACCAGCTGCGCAGCGGTGTTCGAGGCGGCAAAACGCCCCGCGAACGCCACGCCATCGAACGCAGCCGCAGGCAGCAGAACATGGAGGCCGCAGCATGA
- a CDS encoding DUF6195 family protein: protein MTTTTHLTVADLATLAFTKWESEGEAKGDEMFEEHREEFLTFARAKARCVLGEEAAAQLDWQYTGTLDLPADTEQATASLGEGRAEYLRYRVVDSDEVTFTLVQPCGTCGHDQINELRDLTHLGGLLETAADLAKAVQGGVDRG from the coding sequence ATGACTACGACCACTCATCTGACCGTGGCAGACCTCGCAACCTTGGCCTTCACCAAGTGGGAGTCCGAGGGCGAAGCCAAGGGCGACGAGATGTTCGAGGAGCACCGCGAGGAATTCCTCACCTTCGCCCGCGCCAAGGCCCGCTGCGTCCTCGGCGAGGAGGCTGCCGCCCAGCTGGATTGGCAGTACACCGGCACGCTCGACTTGCCGGCGGACACGGAGCAGGCTACGGCGAGCCTCGGCGAGGGCCGTGCTGAGTACCTGCGGTATCGCGTCGTCGACAGCGACGAGGTGACGTTCACCCTCGTGCAGCCGTGCGGCACATGCGGGCATGACCAGATCAACGAGCTTCGCGACCTCACCCACCTCGGCGGTCTCCTGGAAACCGCCGCCGACCTCGCGAAGGCCGTGCAGGGCGGTGTCGACCGTGGCTGA
- a CDS encoding exonuclease domain-containing protein: protein MTWHTEPLLGFDLETTGINVETARIVTAAAIDYKPGDSIDTLPDRSRLWLADPGVRIPAEATAVHGVTTEQARANGRPAAAVADEIADVLAAALSTGIPVVAMNARYDFTVLDRELRRHNLRTLQDRIGGEVTPGPVVDPFVLDKQADKYRRGSRKLEALAAHYGVALAAAHTADADALAAAEVAVAIAEKYPQLQVHPEQLHAWQVRWAAEQASGLQEYLRRTDSHAVVDSEWPLVPLTEERKVRGVLADLAERWEQMAKSAPDFGDELFIDEPTPVQLQQFERAATYGRAAADLREVLRSGRIPHGLMTDAELDQHSTAQ from the coding sequence ATGACCTGGCACACCGAACCCCTCCTCGGCTTCGACCTGGAGACGACGGGCATCAACGTGGAAACGGCGCGCATCGTCACCGCCGCAGCCATCGACTACAAGCCCGGCGACAGCATCGACACCCTCCCTGACCGCTCCCGACTGTGGCTTGCCGACCCCGGCGTCCGCATCCCCGCCGAAGCGACCGCGGTGCACGGCGTCACGACCGAGCAGGCCCGCGCGAACGGCCGGCCTGCGGCAGCGGTTGCCGATGAGATCGCTGACGTACTCGCCGCCGCACTCTCCACCGGCATCCCGGTCGTGGCGATGAACGCGAGGTATGACTTCACCGTCCTCGATCGCGAGCTCCGCCGTCACAACCTGCGCACCCTGCAGGACCGGATCGGCGGCGAGGTAACCCCAGGCCCGGTCGTCGACCCGTTTGTCCTCGACAAGCAGGCCGACAAGTACCGGCGGGGCTCCCGCAAGCTCGAGGCGCTCGCTGCCCACTACGGCGTGGCTCTGGCTGCCGCGCATACCGCTGACGCCGACGCCCTCGCGGCAGCCGAAGTCGCCGTGGCCATCGCCGAGAAGTACCCGCAGCTGCAGGTGCACCCCGAACAGCTGCATGCCTGGCAGGTCCGGTGGGCGGCCGAGCAGGCGTCCGGGCTGCAGGAGTACCTGCGCAGGACGGATTCGCACGCGGTCGTCGACTCGGAGTGGCCCCTCGTGCCACTGACCGAGGAACGCAAGGTCCGCGGCGTGCTGGCTGACCTCGCCGAGCGGTGGGAGCAGATGGCCAAGAGTGCACCCGACTTCGGCGACGAGCTGTTCATCGACGAGCCCACCCCGGTCCAGTTGCAGCAGTTCGAGCGCGCCGCCACCTACGGGCGGGCCGCCGCAGACCTCCGCGAGGTACTCCGCTCCGGACGCATCCCTCACGGCTTGATGACCGACGCCGAGCTCGACCAGCACAGCACCGCCCAGTAA
- a CDS encoding RNA polymerase-binding protein RbpA, producing the protein MSERALRGTRLVVTSYETDRGIDLAPRQAVEYACQNGHRFEMPFSVEAEIPPEWECKVCGAPSLLVDGDGPEEKKGKPARTHWDMLMERRTREELEEVLAERLAVLRSGTMNIAVHPRDTNRKSA; encoded by the coding sequence ATGAGTGAGCGAGCTCTCCGCGGCACGCGACTCGTGGTGACCAGCTACGAGACCGACCGCGGCATCGACCTGGCCCCGCGCCAGGCGGTGGAGTACGCATGCCAGAACGGACATCGATTCGAGATGCCGTTCTCGGTTGAGGCCGAGATTCCGCCGGAGTGGGAGTGCAAGGTATGTGGTGCACCCTCGCTTCTGGTGGATGGCGATGGCCCTGAGGAAAAGAAGGGTAAGCCCGCGCGTACGCACTGGGACATGCTCATGGAGCGGCGCACCCGCGAGGAGCTCGAGGAGGTGCTGGCCGAACGGCTGGCAGTCCTGCGCTCCGGCACCATGAACATTGCCGTGCATCCGCGCGACACCAACCGCAAGTCCGCCTGA
- a CDS encoding phiSA1p31-related protein, whose product MTRAALLRAAATNQNLRATDRAQLLWAAREFTELDGTEYDLSLTWIDVRGCPWQWTGRRTADGVPIMRSPLAMMPLDEVYATWAPLVPAPRRPIAAEVRAALRGAA is encoded by the coding sequence GTGACCCGGGCCGCGCTGCTCCGGGCGGCAGCCACCAACCAGAACCTGCGGGCCACGGACCGTGCCCAGCTCCTGTGGGCGGCCCGTGAGTTCACCGAGCTCGACGGCACCGAATACGACCTCAGCCTCACCTGGATCGACGTCCGGGGCTGCCCTTGGCAGTGGACCGGCCGCCGCACTGCCGACGGCGTGCCGATCATGCGGTCGCCGCTCGCGATGATGCCGCTCGACGAGGTGTACGCCACGTGGGCGCCCCTCGTCCCGGCACCCCGCCGGCCCATCGCCGCCGAAGTGCGGGCCGCCCTGCGAGGTGCCGCATGA
- a CDS encoding polyprenol monophosphomannose synthase: MTDGQRQYGPLGTTLVIIPTYNEAENIKPIVSRVRAAVPQAHVLVADDNSPDGTGKFADELAADDAHVHVLHRKGKEGLGAAYLAGFRWGIDHGYGVLVEMDADGSHQPEELPRLLTALKGADLVLGSRWVPGGRTVNWPKYRQLISRGGSTYSRLVLDLPLHDITGGFRAFRAEALQGLGLDDVASQGYCFQVDLARRAVQAGYHVVEVPITFVERELGDSKMSRDIVVEALWRVTAWGIGARVDKIRGR, from the coding sequence GTGACAGACGGTCAGCGGCAGTACGGTCCGCTCGGCACCACGTTGGTGATCATTCCGACCTACAACGAGGCGGAGAACATCAAGCCGATCGTCTCGCGGGTGCGGGCCGCCGTCCCCCAGGCACACGTCCTGGTCGCGGACGACAACAGCCCCGACGGCACCGGCAAGTTCGCCGACGAGCTGGCCGCCGACGACGCGCACGTCCACGTCCTGCACCGCAAGGGCAAGGAGGGTCTCGGCGCCGCTTACCTCGCGGGCTTCCGGTGGGGCATCGACCACGGCTACGGCGTGCTGGTCGAGATGGATGCCGACGGCTCGCACCAGCCCGAGGAGCTCCCGCGGCTGCTCACCGCCCTCAAGGGCGCCGATCTCGTCCTCGGCTCGCGCTGGGTGCCCGGTGGCCGCACCGTGAACTGGCCCAAGTACCGCCAGTTGATCTCCCGCGGGGGCAGCACCTACTCCCGGCTGGTGCTGGACCTGCCGCTGCACGACATCACCGGCGGCTTCCGGGCCTTTCGCGCGGAGGCCCTCCAGGGGCTGGGCCTGGACGACGTGGCCTCGCAGGGCTACTGCTTCCAGGTCGACCTCGCCCGCCGCGCCGTGCAGGCCGGCTACCACGTCGTCGAGGTCCCGATCACGTTCGTCGAGCGGGAGCTGGGCGACAGCAAGATGAGCCGGGACATCGTCGTGGAGGCGCTGTGGCGGGTCACCGCCTGGGGGATCGGCGCGCGGGTGGACAAGATCCGCGGCCGCTGA
- the bet gene encoding phage recombination protein Bet, with protein sequence MSTDLVQAGGALAIRPDQTDWTPQQGAVLRQSGIDNQVASEELSAFLHLCQRTRLDPFSRQIYLIGRWDNRQQRKVYTPQTSIDGYRVIAHRVVAEQGGHLGYEDNMWCDKDGRWQDVWLSDAPPAAAKVTVIRNGQRFPAVALFREYVQTNKDNRPIGLWGKMPAGQLAKCAEALALRKAFPHDLAGVYTAEEMAQADNPVPADERHLRQVQSGEGDPWATPGPQRNAAVKGRSQPAQDFADDAAKAADQAAVKEIYRQARAAGLLDETVKTIDRELLELGAYLIARGQELAAPAPVGAADATGGDAEPVATTVVGSPEDEHAAAIDELREAATAARLEDFDNGARMALGMPIEQASADAIRALAEQIRPAA encoded by the coding sequence ATGAGCACTGACCTAGTCCAGGCAGGCGGCGCACTCGCCATCCGCCCCGACCAGACCGACTGGACCCCCCAACAGGGCGCCGTCCTGCGCCAGTCCGGCATCGACAACCAGGTCGCCAGCGAAGAACTGTCCGCATTCCTGCACCTGTGCCAGCGCACCCGACTGGACCCCTTCTCCCGGCAGATCTACCTGATCGGCCGCTGGGACAACCGGCAGCAGCGGAAGGTGTACACGCCTCAGACCAGCATCGACGGCTACCGCGTCATCGCCCACCGCGTCGTCGCAGAACAGGGTGGACACCTCGGCTACGAGGACAACATGTGGTGCGACAAGGACGGCCGCTGGCAGGACGTGTGGCTGTCCGACGCACCGCCCGCCGCCGCCAAGGTCACGGTGATCCGGAACGGCCAGCGGTTCCCCGCAGTAGCCCTGTTCCGCGAGTACGTGCAGACCAACAAGGACAACCGTCCGATCGGGCTGTGGGGCAAGATGCCCGCCGGCCAGCTGGCGAAGTGCGCCGAAGCACTCGCGCTGCGCAAGGCGTTCCCGCACGACCTGGCCGGCGTGTACACGGCCGAGGAGATGGCGCAGGCCGACAACCCGGTGCCCGCTGACGAACGACACCTGCGGCAGGTTCAGTCCGGCGAGGGAGACCCGTGGGCCACGCCGGGCCCGCAGCGGAACGCGGCGGTCAAGGGCAGGTCGCAGCCAGCACAGGACTTCGCCGACGATGCAGCCAAGGCAGCTGACCAGGCCGCCGTCAAGGAAATCTACCGGCAGGCGCGCGCGGCCGGACTCCTCGACGAGACGGTGAAGACCATCGATCGCGAACTGCTGGAACTCGGCGCCTACCTGATCGCACGCGGCCAGGAGCTCGCCGCGCCGGCACCGGTCGGTGCCGCTGACGCCACTGGTGGAGACGCCGAGCCGGTCGCGACCACCGTCGTCGGCAGCCCCGAGGACGAGCACGCCGCCGCCATCGACGAACTCCGCGAAGCCGCCACAGCCGCCCGTCTGGAGGACTTCGACAACGGCGCCCGGATGGCCCTCGGCATGCCCATAGAGCAGGCAAGCGCGGACGCCATCCGCGCCCTCGCTGAGCAGATCCGCCCCGCCGCCTGA
- a CDS encoding helix-turn-helix domain-containing protein, producing the protein MNNPPATCQVNGAAIRATRKRQGLGIRETAEAAGISRSYLQRLETGIREQMRPPTYAALRKTLHATDKELLVPHEETNERR; encoded by the coding sequence ATGAACAACCCCCCAGCCACCTGCCAGGTGAACGGGGCGGCGATACGAGCGACACGGAAGCGCCAGGGCCTCGGCATACGTGAGACCGCAGAGGCAGCCGGGATCAGCCGCAGCTACCTACAACGGCTGGAAACCGGCATCCGGGAGCAGATGCGACCGCCCACATACGCCGCACTCCGCAAAACGCTCCACGCAACAGACAAGGAACTCCTCGTCCCCCACGAGGAAACCAACGAGAGAAGGTGA
- a CDS encoding MFS transporter has protein sequence MDEPAARRREQRGWYWYDWANSVYSTTVLTVFLGPYLTSVTKAAADADGLVHPLGIPVRAGSFYPYAVSVSLLLSVLAMPLAAALADRTGRKKPLLGCCAYTGAAATAGMFFLDGDRYLLGGALLVLANVSFVVSMMLYNSFLPQIATPDERDAVSSRGWALGYAAGALVLLANLVLYGAHESFGLSAGTAVRLCLASAGLWWGAFSLIPLRRLRDRRTAATGAPGAAGGASLGQGWRQLAETLRGMRRHPLTLSFLLAYLVYNDGVQTVITQASVYGSEELKLDQTTLIVAVLLVQVLAAAGALLMGRLARRYGAQRTILGSLAAWTLTLAAGYALPARAPVWFFALAAGIGLVLGGSQALSRSLFSQMVPRGREAEYFSAYEISDRGVSWLGPLVFGVTYQLTGSYRNAIVSLVAFFLIGFVLLARVPVGRAIAAAGNPVPDRI, from the coding sequence ATGGACGAGCCGGCCGCCCGGCGCCGCGAACAACGCGGCTGGTACTGGTACGACTGGGCCAACAGCGTCTACTCGACGACCGTCCTGACGGTCTTCCTGGGGCCGTATCTGACCTCGGTGACGAAGGCCGCGGCGGACGCGGACGGCCTGGTGCACCCGCTGGGCATCCCGGTGCGCGCCGGCTCCTTCTACCCGTACGCGGTGTCCGTCTCGCTGCTGCTGTCCGTGCTGGCGATGCCGCTCGCCGCGGCCCTGGCCGACCGGACCGGCCGGAAGAAGCCACTGCTGGGGTGCTGCGCCTATACGGGCGCGGCCGCGACGGCGGGGATGTTCTTCCTCGACGGCGACCGCTATCTGCTGGGCGGGGCGCTGCTGGTCCTCGCGAACGTGTCGTTCGTGGTGTCGATGATGCTCTACAACTCCTTCCTGCCGCAGATCGCGACCCCCGACGAGCGGGACGCGGTCTCGTCCCGGGGCTGGGCCCTCGGCTACGCGGCCGGGGCACTGGTCCTGCTCGCCAACCTGGTGCTCTACGGCGCGCACGAGTCCTTCGGCCTCTCCGCGGGCACCGCGGTACGCCTCTGCCTGGCGTCGGCGGGGCTGTGGTGGGGCGCGTTCTCCCTGATCCCGCTGCGCCGGCTGCGCGACCGCCGGACGGCGGCCACCGGCGCACCCGGTGCGGCGGGCGGCGCCTCGCTCGGCCAGGGATGGCGGCAACTGGCCGAGACCCTGCGCGGGATGCGCCGCCACCCCCTCACCCTCTCCTTCCTCCTGGCCTACCTCGTCTACAACGACGGGGTGCAGACCGTGATCACCCAGGCGTCGGTGTACGGCTCGGAGGAACTGAAGCTGGACCAGACCACGCTGATCGTGGCCGTCCTGCTGGTACAGGTGCTGGCCGCGGCGGGCGCCCTGCTGATGGGCCGGCTCGCCCGGCGGTACGGCGCACAGCGGACGATCCTGGGCTCGCTGGCCGCCTGGACGCTGACGCTCGCGGCCGGCTACGCCCTTCCGGCCCGGGCACCCGTGTGGTTCTTCGCGCTGGCCGCCGGCATCGGCCTGGTGCTGGGCGGCAGCCAGGCACTGTCGCGCTCGCTGTTCTCGCAGATGGTGCCGCGCGGCAGGGAGGCGGAGTACTTCTCCGCGTACGAGATCAGCGACCGGGGCGTGAGCTGGCTGGGGCCGCTGGTGTTCGGGGTGACCTACCAGCTCACCGGGAGCTATCGGAACGCGATCGTGTCCCTCGTGGCGTTCTTTTTGATCGGTTTTGTCCTGCTGGCGAGGGTGCCGGTGGGGCGGGCGATCGCGGCGGCCGGAAATCCTGTGCCTGACCGGATTTAG
- the fxsA gene encoding FxsA family membrane protein produces the protein MTFGATPSPSPRPPKRSRARRYIPLGVAAWMVLEIWLLTVVAEATSGLTVALLLIAGVLVGGYVIKRAGRRAWQKLTESMQGGGDPAAPGGRAPSGNGTSGSGNTLPMAGGLLLMVPGLVSDALGLLCLFPPTGKLIQRRAEKLLSRRTQHTPGTFGDAFQQARMHRPDGKVVQGEVIREDEPTPPRRQDPPLTG, from the coding sequence ATGACGTTCGGAGCCACGCCCTCGCCGAGTCCCCGCCCACCCAAGCGTTCACGCGCCCGCCGGTACATTCCCTTGGGTGTCGCCGCCTGGATGGTGCTGGAGATCTGGCTGCTGACGGTGGTCGCCGAGGCCACCAGCGGGCTCACGGTGGCGCTGCTGCTGATCGCCGGCGTGCTCGTCGGCGGCTATGTGATCAAGCGGGCCGGCCGCCGCGCCTGGCAGAAGCTCACCGAGAGCATGCAGGGCGGCGGCGACCCGGCGGCCCCCGGCGGCCGGGCCCCGTCCGGCAACGGCACGTCGGGCAGCGGCAATACGCTCCCGATGGCCGGCGGGCTGCTGCTGATGGTGCCGGGGCTGGTGTCCGACGCGCTGGGGCTGCTCTGCCTCTTCCCGCCGACCGGCAAGCTGATCCAGCGCCGTGCCGAGAAGCTGCTGTCCCGGCGGACGCAGCACACCCCGGGCACGTTCGGTGACGCCTTCCAGCAGGCCAGGATGCACCGGCCGGACGGGAAGGTCGTCCAGGGCGAGGTCATCCGCGAGGACGAGCCGACGCCGCCGCGCCGCCAGGACCCGCCGCTGACCGGCTGA
- the lnt gene encoding apolipoprotein N-acyltransferase, with translation MPSGSDTTEEAVSGTSPDGPVPAAEQGATALTARPRRARRLAALVRREALRTGLAVVCGLALGLAFPPYDLWPLSLAAVAALSLLTRGRSARQGAWTGFVFGLPFFLILLKWLHVVGWDAVVGLSVAEALFMMLLGAGLAVTSRLPLWPLWTACLWVTEEWARDRLPFGGFPWGRLAFAHTGSPFTPLAALGGAPLVTFAVALAGALIAACAAVLWKLRGNGTLRRAVPVFEAFGLAAAVTLAGLAVPVPTKADDTADIAVVQGNVQQAGMDFLGRPMKILDNHAAATEKLAADVRAGRAKKPDLVIWPENSSDLDPFQYPQAYDRIDRAVKSIGVPVLVGALVDHPSKAGYVFNKGIVWDPKKGPGASYTKQHPVPFGEYVPFREQLSKIITRFQRVPRDFYPGNHTGVLQLGPARLGDVICFEVAYDEIVHDTVDAGARALVIQTNNATYGRTGQPEQQLAMSKLRAVEHGRAVVTAATSGISAVVAPDGTVTHQIPEFTRGVVSARIPLRDETTLADRVGAAPEWLLAIVGLLSCAAAVVSGRRGRTKDEKGQQ, from the coding sequence GTGCCATCGGGTTCCGATACCACCGAAGAAGCCGTCAGCGGCACCTCGCCCGACGGCCCGGTGCCCGCCGCCGAGCAGGGTGCCACCGCTCTGACGGCGCGGCCCCGGCGCGCCCGGCGGCTGGCCGCACTGGTCCGCCGGGAGGCGCTGCGCACCGGCCTCGCGGTGGTCTGTGGCCTGGCGCTCGGCCTCGCCTTCCCGCCGTACGACCTGTGGCCGCTGTCCCTGGCGGCCGTCGCCGCGCTGTCCCTGCTGACCCGCGGCCGCAGCGCGCGCCAGGGGGCCTGGACGGGCTTCGTCTTCGGGCTGCCGTTCTTCCTGATCCTGCTGAAGTGGCTGCATGTCGTCGGCTGGGACGCGGTGGTGGGCCTGTCGGTCGCCGAGGCGCTCTTCATGATGCTGCTGGGCGCCGGGCTCGCCGTCACGTCGCGGCTGCCGCTCTGGCCGCTGTGGACCGCCTGCCTGTGGGTCACCGAGGAGTGGGCCCGCGACCGGCTCCCGTTCGGCGGCTTCCCCTGGGGCCGGCTGGCGTTCGCCCACACCGGCTCTCCGTTCACCCCGCTCGCCGCGCTCGGCGGCGCCCCGCTGGTGACCTTCGCCGTCGCCCTGGCCGGTGCCCTGATCGCGGCCTGCGCCGCCGTTCTCTGGAAGCTGCGCGGCAACGGGACCCTGCGCCGGGCCGTGCCGGTCTTCGAGGCGTTCGGGCTGGCCGCCGCCGTCACCCTGGCCGGTCTCGCCGTCCCCGTCCCCACCAAGGCCGACGACACCGCCGACATCGCCGTCGTCCAGGGCAATGTCCAGCAGGCCGGTATGGACTTCCTGGGCCGCCCGATGAAGATCCTCGACAACCACGCCGCGGCCACCGAGAAGCTCGCCGCGGACGTCCGGGCCGGCCGGGCCAAGAAGCCGGATCTGGTCATCTGGCCGGAGAACTCCTCCGACCTCGACCCGTTCCAGTACCCGCAGGCGTACGACCGGATCGACCGGGCCGTGAAGTCCATCGGGGTGCCCGTCCTGGTCGGTGCCCTGGTCGACCACCCCTCCAAGGCGGGTTACGTCTTCAACAAGGGCATCGTCTGGGACCCGAAGAAGGGCCCGGGCGCCTCCTACACCAAGCAGCATCCGGTGCCGTTCGGCGAGTACGTCCCCTTCCGGGAGCAGCTCAGCAAGATCATCACGCGCTTCCAGCGGGTGCCCCGCGACTTCTACCCCGGCAACCACACCGGGGTGCTCCAGCTCGGCCCCGCCCGGCTCGGCGACGTCATCTGCTTCGAGGTCGCCTACGACGAGATCGTGCACGACACGGTCGACGCCGGCGCCCGCGCCCTGGTCATCCAGACCAACAACGCCACCTACGGCCGCACCGGCCAGCCCGAGCAGCAGCTGGCGATGTCCAAGCTGCGCGCCGTCGAACACGGCCGGGCCGTTGTCACCGCCGCCACCAGCGGAATCAGCGCGGTGGTCGCCCCGGACGGCACGGTCACCCACCAGATCCCCGAGTTCACCCGAGGCGTGGTCTCCGCGCGCATTCCGCTGCGCGACGAAACGACGCTCGCCGACCGCGTCGGTGCCGCCCCCGAGTGGCTGCTCGCTATCGTGGGTCTCCTGTCCTGTGCCGCCGCGGTGGTCAGCGGCAGGCGCGGGCGTACGAAGGACGAGAAGGGGCAGCAGTGA